From a single Rhinolophus ferrumequinum isolate MPI-CBG mRhiFer1 chromosome 15, mRhiFer1_v1.p, whole genome shotgun sequence genomic region:
- the SIX5 gene encoding homeobox protein SIX5, whose amino-acid sequence MATLPAEPSAGPAAGGEAVAVAATEEEEEEARQLLQTLQAAEGEAAEAAGAGAGEAAAGAEDPGSPGVPGSSPEAAAEPPTGLRFSPEQVACVCEALLQAGHAGRLSRFLGALPPAERLRGSDPVLRARALVAFQRGEYAELYRLLESRPFPAAHHAFLQDLYLRARYHEAERARGRALGAVDKYRLRKKFPLPKTIWDGEETVYCFKERSRAALKACYRGNRYPTPDEKRRLATLTGLSLTQVSNWFKNRRQRDRTGGGSGAPCKSESDGNPTEDESSRSPEDLERGVVPVATEAPAQGSIFLAGAAPPAPCPASSSILVNGSFLAASSSPAVLLNGSPVIINSLALGEASSLGPLLLTGGGSAPPPQPSPLGPTEGKTSLVLDPQTGEVRLEEAQPETPETKGTQVTASGTTGEEVSGPLPQVVPGPPPAATFPLPPGPVSSVAAPQVVPLSPPPGYPAGLGPTSPLLNLPQVVPTSQVVTLPQAVGPLQLLAAGPGSPVKVAAAAGPANVHLINSGVGVTALQLPPATAPGNFLLANPVSGSPIVTGVAVQQGKIILTATFPTSMLVSQVLPPAPSLALPLKPDTAISVPEGALPMASSPALPEAHALGTLSAQQPPQPAPAPAATVATSLPFTPDSSSLLASFPAPAPEGFMLSTTAVPIWPAGLELSTGTEGLLEAEKGLGTQAPHTVLRLPDPDPEGLLLGGTSGGEVDEGLEAETKVLTQLQSVPVEEPLEL is encoded by the exons ATGGCTACCTTGCCTGCGGAGCCGAGCGCGGGGCCGGCGGCTGGGGGGgaggcggtggcggtggcggcgaccgaagaggaggaggaggaagcgcGCCAGCTTCTGCAGACTTTGCAGGCGGCGGAGGGTGAGGCGGCGGAGGCAGCCGGGGCCGGGGCGGGCGAAGCGGCGGCGGGAGCGGAGGACCCGGGATCCCCGGGCGTCCCCGGGTCGTCCCCCGAGGCCGCTGCCGAGCCGCCCACGGGCCTCCGCTTCTCGCCCGAGCAGGTGGCGTGCGTCTGCGAGGCGCTGCTACAGGCTGGCCACGCCGGCCGCTTGAGCCGCTTCCTGGGCGCACTGCCCCCGGCCGAGCGCCTACGTGGCAGCGACCCGGTGCTGCGCGCTCGGGCCCTGGTGGCCTTCCAGCGGGGCGAGTACGCCGAGCTCTACCGGCTGCTCGAGAGCCGCCCCTTCCCCGCCGCCCACCACGCCTTCCTGCAGGACCTCTACCTGCGCGCGCGCTACCACGAGGCCGAGCGGGCCCGCGGCCGCGCGCTGGGCGCAGTGGACAAGTACCGTCTGCGCAAGAAGTTTCCGCTGCCCAAGACCATCTGGGACGGCGAGGAGACGGTCTACTGCTTCAAGGAGCGCTCCCGCGCCGCGCTCAAGGCCTGCTATCGCGGCAACCGCTACCCCACGCCGGACGAGAAGCGCCGCCTGGCCACGCTCACCGGCCTCTCGCTCACGCAGGTCAGCAACTGGTTCAAGAATCGACGACAGCGCGACCGGACCGGGGGCGGCAGCGGTGCGCCCTGCAAGAG CGAGTCTGATGGGAATCCCACCGAGGACGAGTCCAGCCGCAGTCCTGAGGACCTGGAGAGGGGGGTGGTTCCAGTGGCCACTGAGGCCCCTGCCCAGGGCTCCATATTCCTGGCGGGGGCCGCCCCCCCTGCGCCgtgccctgcctcctcctccatcctcGTCAACGGGAGCTTCCTGGCTGCCAGCAGCTCACCAGCGGTGCTCCTCAATGGGAGTCCTGTCATCATCAACAGCCTGGCCCTGGGCGAGGCCTCCAGCCTGGGGCCCCTGCTGCTCACAGGGGGTGGGAGCGCCCCCCCACCACAGCCCAGCCCTCTAGGGCCCACTGAAGGCAAGACCTCCTTAGTCCTGGACCCTCAAACTGGGGAGGTTCGACTGGAGGAGGCTCAGCCTGAGACCCCTGAAACCAAGGGGACCCAGGTGACTGCTTCGGGGACCACTGGAGAGGAGGTGTCCGGGCCTCTGCCCCAAGTGGTGCCTGGCCCCCCGCCGGCTGCCACCTTTCCTCTGCCCCCAGGACCAGTGTCTTCCGTAGCTGCTCCACAAGTGGTGCCACTTTCCCCACCCCCTGGGTACCCTGCAGGCCTGGGCCCCACCTCCCCATTGTTGAACCTGCCCCAGGTGGTGCCCACCTCACAGGTGGTGACCCTGCCACAGGCTGTGGGGCCACTGCAGCTGTTGGCAGCTGGGCCAGGCAGCCCCGTGAAGGTGGCAGCTGCAGCGGGCCCTGCCAATGTGCATCTGATAAACTCCGGAGTGGGTGTGACTGCCCTGCAGCTGCCTCCGGCAACTGCCCCAG GAAACTTCCTCCTGGCTAACCCCGTGTCTGGAAGCCCCATCGTGACAGGTGTGGCCGTGCAGCAGGGCAAAATCATCCTCACGGCCACCTTCCCCACCAGCATGCTGGTCTCCCAGGTCCTGCCGcctgcccccagcctggccctgcccctgaAGCCAGACACGGCCATCTCAGTGCCTGAAGGAGCCCTCCCGATGGCCTCCAGCCCCGCTCTCCCAGAGGCCCACGCCCTAGGCACACTTTCTGCACAGCAGCCACCACAGCCAGCACCTGCTCCTGCCGCCACCGTTGCCACCAGCCTGCCCTTCACCCCAGACTCCTCCAGCCTCCTAGCCAGCTTTCCAGCACCCGCGCCCGAGGGCTTCATGCTGTCCACCACAGCTGTGCCCATCTGGCCAGCGGGACTGGAACTGAGCACAGGCACAGAGGGGCTGCTAGAAGCAGAGAAGGGGCTGGGGACGCAGGCCCCCCACACCGTGCTGAGGCTGCCGGACCCCGACCCTGAGGGGTTACTCCTGGGGGGCACGTCAGGGGGCGAGGTTGATGAGGGGCTGGAAGCTGAGACCAAGGTTCTGACACAGCTACAGTCAGTGCCTGTGGAAGAGCCCTTGGAactgtga
- the MEIOSIN gene encoding meiosis initiator protein has product MWDSSRYLCSSERPRASSLGSRKRTLLPCSLVEGEVGVSLSEPHGLRVGEGWFPKGSYYQQRTQNQLLSQNRKQRKNHTGKLHELALLLPVALKTGSKKLTKKEILLHVLHYIQYLQRSIDVAQALLKLHTTDGEGGLGGLGQNPTVGPARRRHSTPSSSPHSLKSCLQGACRKPQKKKLTRGLDRRTQAQDPRRCLALDKLRKLVTPSPDQKRGNTGAITTPPRCPDSCVRPEAASSPPQGDKRGGRSWLMLLDVTENSVHCDISSCYCKRSAPDDESYPTFEAQQGAKRIHFLNRTQPFSRQKPVFYDSSEEVDQESPDADPWLPAWTPEGSPHGSPLALGPLQIDNWSVTGLPREILGLSPSLFSSPEKLLPEKILEDGDEYLTQALFEEVFLDPVSSPSACMLEVSPKNTPSEAPKETSDAPSLSQSSVLQDHCYLSLSENSKGPSSPSSEDSDPNTDTESVWKPPEDAEADPKGPQSSSEEDGDYTWTPTRRASTLPAARRRTRKGPASGCPVKSEKTAPCPIQTKKKCVNGFIMFCRMNRKQYIRSCPGTASTAATKELAQLWRLMSEQERKPYSIKARRFSRRHNRIVKQESSSSEDEDWGTPKPFYQLLAEKARCSSKPAPLPPRRRK; this is encoded by the exons ACCCAAAACCAGCTCTTGTCCCAAAacaggaagcagaggaaaaacCACACCGGCAAACTCCATGAGCTAGCATTGCTGCTACCCGTGGCCCTGAAGACCGGTAGCAAGAAGCTCACCAAG AAGGAGATTCTGCTGCACGTCCTGCACTACATTCAATACCTGCAGAGAAGCATCGATGTGGCCCAGGCCTTGCTCAAACTCCACACCACTGATGGGGAAGGTGGACTTGGAG GGCTTGGCCAGAACCCCACTGTGGGGCCAGCAAGGCGGAGGCACTCCACCCCATCAAGCTCCCCACACTCTCTGAAGTCCTGTCTTCAGGGAGCCTGCCGGAAACCTCAGAAGAAGAAGCTGACCCGAGGGTTAG ATCGCCGGACCCAGGCCCAGGACCCTCGCCGCTGTCTGGCCCTGGACAAGCTCAGGAAGCTGGTGACCCCATCTCCAGACCAGAAAAGAGGAAACACGGGGGCGATCACCACTCCTCCAAGATGTCCCGACTCCTGCGTGCGCCCCGAGGCTGCATCGTCCCCACCTCAAGGTGACAAAAGGGGAGGAAGATCCTGGCTGATGTTGCTGGATGTGACTGAGAACAGCGTCCACTGTGACATCTCAA GCTGCTATTGCAAAAGGAGCGCCCCGGATGATGAGTCTTACCCTACTTTTGAGGCCCAGCAAGGGGCTAAGAGGATCCATTTTCTCAACAGGACACAGCCCTTTTCCAG GCAGAAGCCGGTGTTCTACGATTCCAGCGAGGAGGTGGACCAGGAGTCCCCAGATGCTGACCCTTGGCTTCCTGCCTGGACCCCAGAGGGCAGCCCCCATG GGAGCCCACTGGCCTTGGGGCCTCTTCAGATTGACAACTGGAGTGTGACGGGCCTCCCAAGAGAGATCCTAGGCCTCAGCCCTTCCCTGTTCAGCTCTCCAGAGAAACTGCTGCCAGAAAAGATCTTGGAGGATGGCGACGAGTACTTGACCCAAG CGCTCTTTGAAGAAGTGTTCTTAGATCCCGTGTCTTCACCTTCTGCCTGCATGCTCGAGGTATCACCGAAG AACACACCCTCTGAGGCCCCGAAAGAGACTTCTGACGCCCCCAGCCTGTCCCAGTCCTCGGTCTTGCAGGACCACTGCTACCTGTCGCTGAGTGAGAACAGCAAGGGGCCGTCCAGTCCCAGCTCTGAGGACTCGGACCCTAACACAGACACAGAATCGGTGTGGAAGCCGCCGGAG GACGCTGAGGCCGACCCCAAGGGCCCCCAGTCCTCCAGCGAAGAGGATGGAGACTACACGTGGACCCCAACTCGGCGGGCCTCGACCCTGCCAGCGGCCCGGAGGAGGACAAGAAAGGGCCCGGCGAGCGGGTGCCCCGTGAAGTCCGAAAAGACAGCCCCCTGCCCCATCCAGACGAAGAAAAAGTGTGTCAACGGCTTCATCATGTTCTGCAGGATGAACCGGAAGCAGTACATCCG GTCTTGCCCAGGAACCGCATCCACAGCTGCCACCAAGGAGCTGGCCCAACTCTGGCGATTGATGAGCGAGCAGGAGCGGAAACCATACAG CATCAAAGCTCGAAGGTTCAGCCGCAGGCACAACCGGATCGTGAAACAGGAGAGCTCCAGCAGTGAGGACGAGGACTGGGGGACCCCGAAGCCCTTCTACCAGCTGCTGGCTGAGAAGGCCCGCTGTTCCTCAAAGCCGGCCCCTCTGCCTCCTCGCCGCCGCAAATGA